A section of the Rossellomorea marisflavi genome encodes:
- a CDS encoding 4-hydroxy-3-methylbut-2-enyl diphosphate reductase: MDIIKITPRGYCYGVVDAMVIARNAALDKSLPRPIYILGMIVHNKHVTDAFEEEGIITLDGHNRKEIIDQVNEGTVIFTAHGVSPEVKEIAKNKGLVTLDATCPDVTKTHDLIREKEAEGYDVIYIGKKGHPEPEGAVGVAPDIVHLVETAADVEKLTIDNEKIIVTNQTTMSQWDVLDTMEKVREMYPHVELHKEICLATQVRQEAVAEQAGAADVLIVVGDPKSNNSNRLAQVSKEIAGTPAYRISDISELELEWLKGAKVAAVTAGASTPTPIVKEVIRFLEAYDPADEETWTRERNVPLNKILPKVRKAKLGSSK, encoded by the coding sequence GTGGATATTATTAAAATCACCCCGAGGGGGTACTGCTACGGAGTCGTCGATGCCATGGTCATCGCCAGGAATGCGGCGCTCGACAAGTCACTCCCCCGTCCGATATATATATTGGGCATGATTGTCCATAACAAACATGTGACCGATGCATTTGAAGAAGAAGGCATCATCACCCTGGATGGTCATAACCGAAAAGAAATCATCGACCAGGTCAATGAAGGGACTGTCATCTTCACAGCACATGGGGTATCCCCAGAAGTGAAGGAAATCGCCAAGAATAAAGGACTGGTGACGCTGGATGCAACATGCCCCGATGTCACGAAGACACATGACCTCATCCGCGAAAAGGAAGCCGAAGGTTATGACGTCATCTACATCGGTAAAAAAGGCCACCCAGAACCAGAAGGGGCCGTCGGTGTCGCACCTGATATCGTACACCTCGTGGAAACCGCCGCGGATGTCGAAAAGCTCACCATCGACAATGAAAAGATCATCGTGACGAATCAGACGACGATGAGTCAATGGGATGTTCTCGATACGATGGAGAAAGTCAGGGAAATGTACCCACATGTGGAACTTCACAAAGAAATCTGCCTGGCGACGCAGGTGCGTCAGGAAGCCGTTGCAGAGCAGGCTGGGGCGGCAGACGTCCTGATTGTTGTCGGTGACCCGAAGAGCAATAACTCCAACCGGTTGGCACAGGTGTCAAAAGAAATCGCCGGAACACCTGCCTACCGGATCTCTGACATAAGTGAGTTGGAGCTGGAGTGGCTGAAGGGTGCTAAAGTAGCCGCCGTCACTGCAGGTGCTTCCACCCCTACTCCGATCGTCAAAGAAGTCATCCGTTTCCTGGAAGCATATGACCCGGCTGATGAAGAGACGTGGACAAGGGAACGCAATGTCCCGCTCAATAAGATTCTTCCAAAAGTACGCAAGGCAAAACTTGGTTCTTCTAAATAA
- a CDS encoding NUDIX hydrolase, whose protein sequence is MGYILNLRKHVGTLPLIMVGSCVLVINDSEELLLMKRTDNQCWGLPGGSMEPGETLQEVAERELYEETGIKAEALSLWGIYSGQEFYYQYPHGDEVYNVVTAYLCRSYSGECCLNEAEGSELHFFPLDSLPLELSPPDQPIIMEFLEQKEKPRSHPL, encoded by the coding sequence ATGGGCTATATATTGAATTTGCGTAAACATGTCGGGACCCTCCCCCTCATCATGGTTGGATCATGCGTCCTCGTCATCAATGATTCAGAGGAACTCCTATTGATGAAGCGCACGGACAATCAATGTTGGGGCCTGCCGGGAGGTTCCATGGAACCCGGGGAAACCTTGCAGGAAGTAGCCGAAAGGGAGCTTTATGAAGAGACCGGCATCAAAGCTGAAGCTTTATCTTTATGGGGTATCTATTCAGGGCAGGAATTCTACTACCAGTACCCACACGGCGACGAGGTCTACAATGTCGTGACCGCCTATCTATGCAGGTCTTACAGTGGAGAATGTTGTCTGAATGAAGCGGAAGGATCCGAATTGCACTTCTTCCCATTGGATTCCCTTCCTCTCGAACTGAGCCCGCCAGATCAACCCATCATTATGGAGTTTCTGGAGCAAAAAGAAAAGCCCCGTTCGCACCCCTTATAA
- a CDS encoding Nif3-like dinuclear metal center hexameric protein, which produces MKTPNGHEIIQLFEQFSPKHLAEEGDPIGLQIGKLNEKVENVMVTLDVLENVVDEAIKNNVKLIIAHHPPLFRSLKSIHTDTYQGRMIEKLIKHDIAVYAAHTNLDVAEGGVNDLLADALGLVEPSVLVPTYSEELRKLVVFVPQEHGERLRGALAKAGAGNIGAYSDCSFTTRGEGRFLPGEGTDPYLGEQGSLEVAEEERIETVFPASLEGRVLKAMLTNHPYEEVAYDIYTLENKAPAMGLGRIGRLPEGTTLKEFALRVKAVFGMDGVKVTGDLEAPVNKVAILGGDGNKFIHAAKRQGADVFISGDIYYHTAHDAMMLGLNVIDAGHHIEKIMKDGVARHLAKTCAEKGYVVNIFPSTSNTNPFTFM; this is translated from the coding sequence ATGAAAACACCAAATGGTCATGAGATCATTCAGCTATTTGAACAATTTTCACCGAAGCATCTTGCAGAGGAGGGCGATCCGATCGGACTTCAGATCGGCAAGCTGAATGAAAAGGTGGAAAATGTCATGGTGACCCTGGACGTTCTTGAAAATGTGGTGGATGAAGCGATCAAGAATAATGTGAAGCTGATCATCGCCCATCACCCTCCGCTGTTCAGGTCCCTTAAATCAATCCATACCGATACCTATCAGGGGAGAATGATTGAAAAACTCATCAAACATGATATTGCCGTTTATGCTGCCCATACCAACCTTGATGTGGCGGAAGGTGGAGTGAACGATCTGCTCGCTGATGCCCTTGGACTGGTTGAGCCATCCGTCCTTGTACCGACGTACTCCGAAGAGCTCAGGAAATTGGTGGTCTTTGTACCGCAAGAGCACGGTGAACGCCTCCGCGGGGCCCTGGCCAAAGCGGGAGCGGGGAATATCGGTGCCTACTCCGATTGCAGCTTCACTACAAGAGGAGAAGGCAGATTCTTGCCGGGGGAAGGAACCGACCCTTACCTAGGGGAACAGGGTAGCCTGGAAGTAGCAGAGGAAGAAAGAATTGAGACAGTTTTTCCTGCTTCTTTGGAGGGCAGGGTACTGAAAGCCATGCTCACCAATCATCCTTATGAAGAAGTGGCCTATGATATCTATACATTGGAGAACAAAGCGCCCGCTATGGGTCTCGGCAGGATCGGAAGGTTACCTGAGGGCACGACCCTGAAAGAATTTGCCCTGCGGGTCAAAGCGGTCTTCGGGATGGATGGTGTCAAAGTGACCGGTGACCTTGAGGCGCCCGTGAACAAAGTGGCGATCCTCGGTGGCGACGGGAATAAATTCATCCATGCTGCCAAGCGACAAGGAGCAGACGTTTTCATTTCGGGTGACATCTACTATCATACAGCCCACGATGCCATGATGCTTGGCTTGAACGTCATTGATGCGGGACATCATATCGAAAAAATCATGAAGGACGGCGTGGCCCGGCACTTGGCCAAGACGTGCGCGGAAAAAGGATATGTCGTGAATATCTTTCCTTCTACCTCTAACACGAATCCATTTACGTTCATGTAA
- a CDS encoding tRNA (adenine(22)-N(1))-methyltransferase — protein MNSEKLSKRLETVVSYIPKDSTIADIGSDHAYLPCYAIQTGIAASAIAGEVVKGPFESALKQVKLNALENRVDVRLGDGLDVLRPGEVECITIAGMGGPLIASILEKGKAKVENARLILQPNISAVSIREWLMDNGWSLLREEILEEDGKIYEVLVAEKGDPKAGYTSGNLEAELLMGPLLSTERSAPFRKKWTHEMTQWKVILKNMEQAEETPALEERRNDLLVKIKLVEEVLNR, from the coding sequence ATGAATAGCGAAAAATTATCCAAACGACTGGAGACAGTTGTATCCTACATACCAAAAGACAGTACCATTGCAGATATCGGGTCGGATCATGCCTATCTCCCATGTTATGCGATCCAGACAGGAATTGCGGCTTCGGCCATCGCCGGTGAAGTCGTGAAGGGACCATTCGAATCAGCTCTGAAACAGGTCAAACTGAATGCCCTCGAAAACAGGGTGGATGTCAGACTGGGAGATGGCCTTGATGTGCTCCGTCCAGGAGAAGTGGAATGCATCACCATTGCTGGCATGGGTGGGCCCCTGATTGCCTCCATTCTCGAGAAGGGTAAGGCTAAAGTAGAAAATGCACGACTCATCCTACAGCCGAATATCAGCGCCGTGTCCATCCGTGAATGGCTGATGGATAATGGCTGGTCCCTTCTGAGAGAGGAGATCTTGGAAGAGGACGGTAAGATCTATGAAGTTCTCGTAGCGGAAAAAGGAGATCCGAAGGCAGGATATACAAGCGGAAATCTTGAAGCAGAGCTCCTCATGGGTCCGTTACTAAGTACTGAACGCAGTGCGCCGTTCAGAAAGAAATGGACACATGAAATGACCCAGTGGAAGGTGATCTTGAAAAACATGGAACAGGCTGAGGAAACTCCAGCACTCGAGGAGCGCAGAAATGATTTACTTGTAAAAATCAAACTGGTAGAGGAGGTTCTGAATCGATGA
- the cccA gene encoding cytochrome c550: MNRNPIIPFILIMALGIGLVFFLSLEGLNNAEEKADKAKEEEKGGEQASSGEFDPEAHYKENCMSCHGGDYEGGAGPALKGTDLSKDQIKETIKNGKGIMPAGLVEDENLDAMADWILSLK; the protein is encoded by the coding sequence ATGAATCGCAATCCAATCATTCCGTTCATTCTCATTATGGCACTTGGTATCGGACTTGTTTTCTTCTTATCTCTTGAAGGATTGAATAATGCTGAAGAGAAGGCTGACAAGGCAAAGGAAGAAGAAAAAGGCGGAGAGCAGGCTTCAAGCGGTGAATTCGATCCTGAAGCACACTACAAGGAAAACTGTATGAGCTGTCACGGTGGCGACTATGAAGGCGGAGCTGGACCTGCATTGAAAGGAACGGATCTTTCCAAAGATCAAATCAAGGAAACGATCAAGAATGGTAAAGGCATCATGCCGGCAGGACTTGTGGAAGATGAGAATCTTGATGCCATGGCAGACTGGATCTTGTCACTCAAATAA
- a CDS encoding acyl-CoA dehydrogenase family protein, producing MNFDLTQEQAMIKKTIKEFADEEVAPGALDRDRAKEFPADVFKKLADLGLMGLPFSEEYGGAGADTVSFAIVTEELSRACASTGITYSAHISLGGAPISMFGTEEQKEKYLTPICTGESFGAFGLTEPNAGSDAGGTQTTAVEQGDRWVINGNKCYITNASYANHLALTAITGKKDGNKEISAIIVPTDAKGFKVIDNYEKMGLHASNTTELVLEDVEVPAENLLGKRGEGFKQFLVTLDGGRIGIGAMAVGVAQAAFDKALQYAKERKQFGKTLSQFQVTQFKLADMAMKIELARNMVHKAAWLKDQGRPFSKEASMCKLYASEISMEVADEAIQIHGGYGYMREYHVERYLRDAKLLEIGEGTSEVQRMVISRLIGCH from the coding sequence ATGAATTTTGATTTGACACAGGAACAGGCAATGATCAAAAAAACCATTAAAGAGTTTGCAGATGAAGAGGTGGCGCCGGGTGCCCTTGACAGGGACCGGGCCAAGGAATTCCCTGCTGACGTTTTTAAAAAATTGGCGGACCTCGGACTGATGGGTCTTCCGTTTTCAGAAGAATACGGCGGAGCCGGGGCGGATACGGTCAGCTTTGCCATCGTGACAGAAGAATTGAGCCGGGCATGCGCATCGACAGGAATCACGTACTCTGCCCACATTTCCCTGGGAGGAGCACCGATCTCCATGTTCGGTACGGAAGAGCAGAAGGAGAAATATCTGACGCCGATTTGTACGGGCGAGAGCTTCGGAGCTTTCGGGCTGACCGAACCGAATGCGGGATCAGACGCTGGTGGAACCCAGACGACGGCAGTGGAGCAAGGGGACCGCTGGGTAATCAATGGGAATAAGTGTTACATCACAAATGCCAGCTATGCGAACCATCTGGCTCTGACTGCTATCACCGGTAAAAAGGACGGCAACAAGGAAATCAGCGCAATCATCGTACCGACAGATGCCAAAGGCTTCAAGGTGATTGATAATTATGAAAAGATGGGGCTGCACGCCTCGAACACCACTGAACTTGTGCTGGAAGATGTGGAGGTTCCTGCGGAGAACCTCCTTGGTAAGCGAGGAGAGGGCTTCAAGCAGTTCCTGGTCACTCTTGACGGCGGAAGGATCGGGATCGGTGCCATGGCTGTGGGGGTGGCTCAGGCAGCCTTTGATAAGGCCCTGCAATATGCCAAAGAGCGAAAGCAGTTCGGAAAGACGCTCTCCCAGTTCCAAGTGACCCAGTTCAAGCTGGCCGACATGGCAATGAAGATCGAATTGGCCCGGAACATGGTGCACAAGGCAGCGTGGCTGAAGGATCAGGGCAGACCATTTTCCAAGGAAGCGTCCATGTGCAAGCTCTATGCATCCGAAATCAGTATGGAAGTGGCCGATGAAGCGATCCAGATCCACGGAGGATATGGGTATATGAGGGAGTATCATGTGGAGAGGTACCTTCGCGATGCGAAGCTCCTCGAAATCGGCGAAGGAACGTCGGAAGTCCAGCGCATGGTGATCTCAAGGCTGATTGGATGTCACTGA